In Dysgonomonadaceae bacterium PH5-43, a single window of DNA contains:
- a CDS encoding putative ABC transport system permease protein (product_source=KO:K02004; cog=COG0577; ko=KO:K02004; pfam=PF02687,PF12704; transmembrane_helix_parts=Outside_1_19,TMhelix_20_42,Inside_43_285,TMhelix_286_308,Outside_309_340,TMhelix_341_363,Inside_364_374,TMhelix_375_397,Outside_398_412), protein MQIEENLRLSISGLVDHKFRSFLTMLGIIFGVASVITMLSIGEGAKREAIAKYQDLGVNNIIVREKSLSNEELEEVRAKFSQGLSLTDAEVIKQIVPGVDKIASQAEINTDVRYSDKSAKSSIIGVTPEYLEMMNYKIAKGTTINEDHYKEQLKVCVLGAGVANTLFQKDEAIGKMIKIDDQWLEVIGVLESKTLFTETVGELAARDLNTDIYVPLSAFLNRFSRENMLTSEIQQITVQVENSSRLMESSKLIDEILKRHHFNNEDYNIVIPFELLKQEEKERQIYNYLLGAIAAISLLVGGIGIMNIMLATVMERTKEIGIRRAIGAKKLDIMAQFVTEAVVISITGGIIGVLLGITLSLSVSWFTDVSIYIRLYSIVIAFTFSVIVGVCFGYLPAKNAANLKPVDSIRHE, encoded by the coding sequence ATGCAGATAGAAGAAAACTTACGACTGTCGATAAGCGGCTTAGTAGACCATAAGTTTAGGTCTTTCCTTACTATGCTTGGGATAATATTTGGTGTAGCCTCTGTTATTACGATGTTATCTATTGGCGAGGGGGCAAAAAGAGAAGCTATTGCCAAATATCAAGACTTAGGAGTAAACAATATAATTGTACGAGAAAAAAGCTTATCTAATGAAGAATTAGAAGAAGTTCGTGCCAAATTCTCTCAAGGACTATCATTAACTGATGCCGAAGTTATTAAACAAATAGTACCTGGCGTTGATAAGATAGCTTCGCAAGCCGAAATAAACACTGACGTTCGATATTCTGATAAATCAGCAAAGTCGAGTATAATAGGTGTAACTCCAGAATATTTGGAGATGATGAACTATAAAATAGCTAAAGGGACAACTATAAACGAAGATCATTACAAAGAGCAACTTAAAGTATGTGTATTAGGTGCTGGTGTTGCCAATACATTATTTCAAAAAGATGAAGCTATTGGCAAAATGATTAAGATAGACGACCAATGGCTGGAAGTTATTGGAGTATTAGAATCAAAAACTCTATTCACAGAAACTGTAGGAGAGTTAGCTGCTCGCGACTTAAACACCGATATTTACGTTCCTTTGAGTGCTTTCTTAAATAGATTCTCAAGAGAGAATATGTTAACGAGTGAGATACAACAGATAACTGTACAAGTAGAAAATTCGAGTCGACTAATGGAATCCTCTAAATTGATAGACGAGATACTTAAAAGACATCACTTTAATAACGAAGACTACAACATAGTAATCCCTTTTGAACTACTTAAACAAGAAGAAAAAGAAAGACAGATATACAACTATCTTCTAGGAGCCATTGCTGCAATATCTCTTTTAGTTGGAGGTATAGGCATTATGAATATTATGTTAGCAACTGTAATGGAAAGAACAAAAGAAATAGGTATACGTAGAGCTATCGGAGCAAAAAAGCTTGATATTATGGCTCAGTTTGTTACCGAAGCAGTTGTTATAAGTATAACCGGTGGTATTATAGGAGTACTACTCGGAATTACTCTCTCACTATCGGTATCGTGGTTTACTGATGTAAGCATTTATATAAGGCTTTACTCTATAGTTATTGCTTTTACTTTCTCCGTTATAGTGGGAGTATGTTTCGGCTACTTACCCGCAAAGAATGCTGCTAATTTAAAACCTGTGGATTCTATCCGTCACGAATAA
- a CDS encoding outer membrane receptor for ferrienterochelin and colicins (product_source=KO:K16089; cath_funfam=2.170.130.10,2.60.40.1120; cleavage_site_network=SignalP-noTM; cog=COG1629; ko=KO:K16089; pfam=PF00593,PF07715,PF13715; superfamily=49464,56935), giving the protein MKQYIISILLGTFCVVSSFANNNTNTLTRTDANLIGHVIEVSTGEHLPYVLIGIKGTNIGTTTDATGHYFLKHIPEGKITVIASFLGYKTIEKEITVKAGSTIELNFDLEKNSKMLKEVVVSANRNETPRQLAPTLVSVLPTKIFELTNSATLADGLNFQPGLRVENDCQNCGFTQVRMNGLEGAYSQILIDSRPIFSSLAGVYGLEQIPATMIERVEVVRGGGSALFGASAIAGTINIITKDPTRNSASVSHNIMSIGGSGSFDNNTGFNVSMVSDNHKMGIMAFGQIRHRSAYDHDGDDFSELAVMDSRTLGFRSFLKTSTRSRLTLEYHNTEEYRRGGDNLDREPYEAYIAEQAETNIHAGSLKYDWFTPSTKDRFNVYLATQLTNRKSYYGGGTPFFDGGTNSERLLSYGRTKDLTYSLGGQYTHEFDQLLFMPSALTAGVEYSDDDLTDKSDFREEAIDQQVNTKSVYAQNEWKTDMWSFLVGARVDKHSLLNNAVVSPRANIRYNPKENINIRLSYGKGFRAPQVFDEDLHVEVASGKQVITVHDPNLKEETSHSFSASVDWYIPIGNQSQINFLIDGFLTRLLDPFAYVSTEHENVINKTIVNEAGAKVYGASFEIRSSFNNLLQFQAGLTIQESIYDKAFKWSDDDTDDVKATRKMLRTPNVYGYMIATVTPIKNFSTSLSGKYTGSMLAPHASGYIDTNRTEKTSDFFDFNLKVSYEFPLYNTSNIELNAGVQNIFNSYQNDFDKGKDRDSGYIYGPGMPRSYFAGVKINF; this is encoded by the coding sequence ATGAAACAATATATTATCTCAATATTATTGGGGACTTTTTGTGTTGTCTCCTCTTTTGCTAATAATAACACAAACACATTAACACGAACTGATGCAAATCTTATCGGTCACGTTATAGAAGTATCTACAGGCGAACACTTACCTTATGTATTAATAGGTATAAAAGGCACGAACATCGGAACAACAACCGACGCAACCGGACATTACTTCTTAAAGCATATACCCGAAGGGAAAATAACAGTTATAGCTTCGTTTCTTGGCTACAAAACAATTGAAAAAGAAATAACAGTAAAAGCCGGCTCTACCATTGAATTAAATTTCGACTTAGAAAAAAATAGTAAAATGCTAAAAGAAGTAGTAGTTTCGGCAAATCGCAACGAAACTCCGCGTCAACTTGCACCAACTCTTGTTAGTGTATTACCTACAAAGATATTCGAACTTACTAATTCGGCTACACTTGCCGATGGTCTTAACTTTCAGCCAGGATTAAGAGTTGAAAACGATTGTCAGAATTGTGGATTTACTCAAGTTCGTATGAACGGATTAGAGGGTGCTTACTCACAAATACTTATAGATTCGCGACCAATATTTAGTTCTCTGGCTGGCGTATACGGATTAGAACAAATCCCAGCTACTATGATAGAACGAGTAGAAGTTGTTAGAGGTGGAGGCTCTGCTCTTTTCGGTGCTTCGGCTATAGCCGGAACTATTAATATAATTACTAAAGACCCAACAAGAAATTCAGCAAGCGTATCTCATAATATTATGTCTATAGGAGGGAGCGGAAGTTTCGATAATAATACAGGCTTTAATGTGTCTATGGTATCTGATAATCACAAGATGGGAATAATGGCTTTCGGACAAATAAGACATCGTTCGGCTTACGATCACGATGGCGACGACTTTTCTGAACTTGCTGTAATGGATAGTAGAACTTTAGGTTTTAGATCTTTCTTAAAAACAAGCACACGCTCGCGTTTAACTCTTGAATATCACAACACCGAAGAATATAGGAGAGGTGGAGACAATCTCGACCGTGAACCTTACGAAGCTTATATTGCAGAACAAGCGGAAACTAACATTCACGCAGGAAGCCTAAAATACGACTGGTTTACACCAAGCACCAAAGATAGATTTAATGTTTATTTAGCAACTCAGCTTACCAACCGTAAAAGTTATTACGGCGGTGGAACTCCATTCTTCGATGGAGGAACTAATTCGGAACGTTTACTATCTTACGGACGTACAAAAGATTTGACTTACTCATTAGGAGGACAGTACACTCACGAGTTTGACCAATTACTTTTTATGCCGTCGGCACTTACAGCAGGCGTAGAATATAGCGATGACGACCTTACAGACAAAAGTGATTTTCGTGAAGAAGCCATCGACCAGCAAGTAAACACCAAAAGCGTGTATGCACAAAACGAATGGAAGACCGATATGTGGAGTTTTCTTGTGGGAGCAAGAGTCGACAAACACTCTTTACTAAACAATGCCGTTGTGAGTCCGAGAGCTAACATCCGTTACAATCCTAAAGAGAACATTAACATACGTCTTAGCTACGGAAAAGGATTTAGAGCACCTCAAGTATTCGACGAAGATTTACACGTTGAAGTAGCCAGTGGCAAACAAGTAATAACTGTTCACGACCCAAATTTGAAAGAAGAAACATCACACAGTTTCAGCGCATCGGTCGATTGGTATATACCTATAGGCAACCAATCTCAAATAAATTTCTTGATTGATGGATTCTTAACCCGACTACTTGACCCATTTGCTTATGTTTCTACCGAACACGAAAACGTTATAAACAAAACAATTGTAAACGAAGCCGGAGCTAAAGTATACGGAGCCAGCTTTGAGATAAGATCAAGTTTTAATAACCTTCTTCAATTTCAAGCAGGTTTAACTATACAAGAAAGCATTTACGACAAAGCATTTAAATGGTCGGACGACGATACCGACGATGTTAAAGCCACACGCAAAATGCTTCGCACTCCAAACGTTTACGGTTATATGATTGCAACCGTAACTCCTATTAAAAATTTCAGCACATCATTGTCGGGAAAGTACACGGGAAGTATGTTAGCTCCACACGCCTCAGGATACATCGACACTAATCGCACAGAGAAAACGTCGGATTTCTTCGATTTCAATTTGAAGGTAAGCTACGAATTTCCGTTATACAACACCTCAAACATAGAATTAAATGCTGGAGTTCAAAACATATTCAATTCTTATCAAAACGATTTCGACAAAGGCAAAGACAGAGACTCTGGATATATTTACGGACCAGGTATGCCAAGAAGTTATTTTGCTGGCGTAAAGATTAATTTCTGA
- a CDS encoding putative membrane protein YeiH (product_source=COG2860; cog=COG2860; pfam=PF03458; superfamily=81301; transmembrane_helix_parts=Outside_1_9,TMhelix_10_30,Inside_31_42,TMhelix_43_65,Outside_66_68,TMhelix_69_91,Inside_92_95,TMhelix_96_118,Outside_119_127,TMhelix_128_150,Inside_151_162,TMhelix_163_185,Outside_186_188,TMhelix_189_211,Inside_212_214), producing MIDFESIIGYISAIEFTTIFDCLGTFAFAISGIRLASAKHFDWFGAYVVGIVTAVGGGTVRDILLNATPFWMETPSYIIISGIAVLFVALFRKQTVRLNTPFFIFDTIGLGLFAVVGIAKTLDFGFPMWVAIIMGTITGSFGGMIRDILINEEPLIFRKDIYALACVFGGVAYYICLSCSLTLIITQIIAALTVIVTRLLAVKFHISVPILKGE from the coding sequence ATGATAGATTTTGAGTCTATAATAGGTTATATAAGTGCTATCGAATTTACTACTATATTTGATTGTTTAGGCACTTTCGCATTCGCAATAAGCGGCATTCGTTTAGCATCAGCCAAACACTTCGACTGGTTTGGCGCCTATGTTGTAGGCATAGTTACAGCCGTAGGCGGTGGAACTGTTAGAGATATTTTACTTAATGCGACTCCTTTTTGGATGGAAACCCCATCTTACATTATCATTTCAGGAATTGCCGTACTGTTTGTTGCCCTTTTCAGGAAACAAACAGTACGTCTTAATACTCCTTTCTTTATATTCGACACCATAGGTTTAGGCTTATTTGCAGTAGTAGGCATTGCAAAAACTTTAGATTTTGGTTTCCCTATGTGGGTGGCTATAATTATGGGAACTATAACTGGTTCGTTTGGCGGTATGATTCGCGACATATTAATAAACGAAGAACCTCTTATATTTCGCAAAGACATATATGCCTTAGCCTGCGTTTTCGGAGGAGTAGCTTATTATATATGCCTGTCTTGCTCCTTAACTTTAATTATAACTCAGATTATTGCAGCCCTAACCGTTATTGTTACTCGTTTGCTTGCTGTTAAGTTTCATATTAGTGTACCAATACTTAAAGGAGAATAA
- a CDS encoding putative ABC transport system ATP-binding protein (product_source=KO:K02003; cath_funfam=3.40.50.300; cog=COG1136; ko=KO:K02003; pfam=PF00005; smart=SM00382; superfamily=52540), with amino-acid sequence MLIEITHLDKNYAIGDMQIPALQDINLAIEKNEYLAIMGPSGSGKSTLMNILGCLDTPSSGHYYFNNTDVSTLNDDQLSSMRNKEIGFIFQNFNLLPRLNAVQNVELPLVYAGTPTHERRERALKALERVGLSDRIDHKPSELSGGQRQRVAIARALVTNPGILLADEPTGALDSKTGVDIMRLFHELHQEGNTIILITHEQEIADYAHRNIFIKDGKIHSDLPNPDFTNFN; translated from the coding sequence ATGTTAATAGAGATTACACACTTAGATAAGAATTATGCCATAGGGGATATGCAAATCCCTGCTTTGCAAGACATCAATCTTGCGATAGAGAAAAATGAGTATTTAGCCATTATGGGTCCTTCGGGCTCTGGGAAGTCTACCCTTATGAATATTCTTGGTTGTTTAGACACTCCCTCTTCTGGGCATTATTACTTCAACAATACCGACGTAAGCACATTAAACGACGACCAATTATCAAGTATGCGTAATAAAGAGATTGGTTTTATTTTTCAAAACTTCAACCTTTTACCTCGTTTGAATGCTGTTCAAAATGTTGAATTACCTTTGGTTTATGCAGGCACTCCTACACACGAAAGAAGAGAACGCGCCCTTAAAGCTTTAGAAAGAGTCGGATTATCGGATCGTATCGATCACAAGCCAAGTGAATTAAGCGGTGGTCAGCGTCAAAGAGTAGCTATTGCTCGAGCTTTAGTTACAAACCCGGGTATACTTCTTGCCGATGAACCTACAGGAGCCTTAGACTCTAAGACGGGTGTTGATATTATGCGACTATTTCACGAGTTGCACCAAGAAGGAAACACAATCATACTGATTACTCACGAGCAAGAAATCGCAGATTATGCTCACCGAAATATATTTATTAAAGACGGAAAGATTCATTCGGATCTTCCCAACCCTGATTTCACTAACTTTAATTAA
- a CDS encoding hypothetical protein (product_source=Hypo-rule applied; superfamily=81321; transmembrane_helix_parts=Inside_1_12,TMhelix_13_35,Outside_36_67,TMhelix_68_90,Inside_91_120) produces the protein MHQLRKLHIPIKASIVLMFAYYIASVSFFSHSHVINCVTIVHSHPFAKDSEGNPTHQHTGTELQLIEHLSSIVFPAIIFVATTISILLVLKNVVASKNVKPFIPSNSEEAYRQRPPPYLI, from the coding sequence ATGCACCAACTAAGGAAATTACATATACCAATTAAGGCTTCTATCGTTTTGATGTTTGCCTATTATATTGCATCTGTTAGTTTCTTTTCGCACTCGCACGTAATAAACTGTGTAACTATAGTTCACTCCCACCCTTTTGCTAAAGATAGCGAAGGTAATCCTACTCACCAACACACAGGAACCGAACTACAATTAATAGAACATCTATCGTCTATTGTATTTCCTGCAATCATATTCGTTGCTACAACTATATCTATATTACTTGTATTAAAAAATGTTGTAGCCTCAAAAAACGTAAAACCTTTTATTCCTTCAAACTCTGAGGAAGCATACCGACAAAGACCCCCTCCTTATCTTATTTAA
- a CDS encoding hypothetical protein (product_source=Hypo-rule applied; pfam=PF16011; superfamily=49344), whose translation MNIPFISDNRKFFEASIGDITTNSIACVNWSETYPYKPEVKFAIAHDNTNILLRFFVKEQSVMAMVTEDNGAVWTDSCVEFFINFDESGYYNFEFNCIGAMLLGFRKEKNNATHADSSILHDIERHSSLGNTPFTEKQGEQEWELAVKIPVTSFFKHSIKSLSGLNAKANFYKCGDNLSVPHFLSWNPIDNPTPNFHLEKYFKTLIFE comes from the coding sequence ATGAATATACCTTTTATTTCAGACAATCGTAAGTTCTTCGAAGCTTCTATTGGAGATATTACTACCAATAGCATAGCGTGCGTTAATTGGAGTGAAACGTATCCGTACAAACCAGAAGTAAAGTTTGCAATCGCTCACGACAATACAAACATACTGCTTCGTTTCTTCGTCAAAGAACAATCTGTTATGGCTATGGTTACGGAAGATAATGGTGCTGTATGGACTGACTCTTGCGTTGAGTTTTTTATAAACTTCGACGAGTCGGGATATTACAACTTTGAGTTTAACTGTATTGGGGCTATGTTGCTTGGATTTCGAAAAGAAAAGAATAATGCAACTCACGCCGATAGTAGTATTCTACACGATATAGAAAGACATTCAAGCTTAGGCAATACTCCTTTTACTGAAAAACAAGGCGAACAAGAGTGGGAACTTGCAGTAAAAATACCCGTAACTTCGTTTTTCAAACACTCAATAAAGTCTCTTTCGGGCTTAAATGCTAAAGCTAACTTCTATAAGTGTGGCGACAATCTTAGTGTTCCTCACTTTCTTTCGTGGAATCCTATAGATAATCCAACTCCTAACTTTCATCTCGAAAAGTATTTTAAGACTTTAATCTTCGAATAA
- a CDS encoding HlyD family secretion protein (product_source=KO:K02005; cog=COG4326; ko=KO:K02005; pfam=PF16576; superfamily=111369), translating to MKRFSFIFVYIAAFSLTFVSCKNDSSSEKNKDKASNKLIVETGELAAIRSNAIPMERFGRHWYEMRVIGILPHGSIIQKGDSIIQLDPVDIKKSIIEWEDDLETQYATQEKLKVDQDIRRNDMLSNIKSEEASFELKKLELEASRFESDRYKKIKQLEFRQAEIRLAKEHRKIELYDIISKRDTKIQNIRVQQLKNKIENAYSTISRLTIRSTTSGVFQIAFNQRTQAPIKIGDNVYAGNNMASVPDLSSMKVNTFVNENDFLYIHKGQKVIVRLDALPSVEFEGEVSYIGKLCRRKDFNSKQKVFDVEIIIANSDERLKPGMTVSCEYIN from the coding sequence ATGAAAAGATTTAGTTTTATATTTGTATATATCGCTGCATTTTCTCTAACTTTCGTTTCTTGTAAAAACGATAGCTCTTCGGAGAAAAACAAAGACAAAGCAAGCAATAAACTAATAGTGGAAACTGGTGAATTGGCAGCTATTAGATCTAATGCTATCCCTATGGAACGCTTCGGTCGCCATTGGTATGAAATGCGCGTAATTGGAATATTGCCGCATGGCAGTATAATACAAAAAGGTGATTCTATTATTCAGTTAGACCCTGTCGACATAAAAAAATCAATTATCGAATGGGAAGACGATCTTGAAACTCAATATGCTACACAAGAAAAACTAAAGGTTGATCAGGATATTCGCCGCAACGATATGCTTTCTAACATAAAAAGCGAAGAGGCTTCTTTTGAATTAAAGAAGCTTGAACTCGAAGCTTCTCGTTTCGAGTCGGATAGATACAAAAAAATCAAACAATTAGAGTTTCGTCAAGCAGAAATACGATTAGCCAAAGAACATCGCAAAATAGAACTTTATGACATTATAAGTAAACGTGATACCAAAATACAAAATATAAGAGTACAACAACTGAAAAATAAAATCGAAAACGCATACAGTACAATTTCACGTCTAACAATACGTTCAACTACTTCTGGAGTGTTTCAGATAGCTTTCAATCAAAGAACACAAGCTCCGATAAAAATTGGAGACAATGTATATGCTGGTAATAATATGGCAAGCGTTCCCGACCTGAGTTCTATGAAAGTTAATACGTTTGTTAACGAGAACGACTTCTTATACATTCATAAAGGACAAAAAGTTATAGTGCGCTTAGATGCTCTTCCAAGTGTTGAGTTTGAGGGAGAAGTAAGTTATATAGGTAAACTTTGCCGCCGTAAAGACTTCAATTCTAAACAGAAAGTATTTGATGTAGAAATAATCATAGCTAACTCCGACGAAAGGCTTAAACCTGGTATGACGGTTAGTTGCGAATATATAAATTAA
- a CDS encoding outer membrane protein (product_source=KO:K12340; cath_funfam=1.20.1600.10; cog=COG1538; ko=KO:K12340; pfam=PF02321; superfamily=56954): MKKIGLTILSLLFVFNGFSQVVYNLTLEESIEIAKEKSYRMLQLEQDMKIAEYNLQSTTSRLKTHITLNLTLPDYSEEIRSKADSASRFYTIKELSYKGNLRINQPLPTDGSIYIQSNLSAYRDYNDNIKTSNFNTKLGFSQPLDILYGYSQIRTDLKNAKLEYERSSKSYKRNELNLISSVSRSYYNLLSLQKQTEIAALNLERQNEAYEISKNKFEAGLIREVDALQMEVDLAEAQSNYDLAVFNQLSSTNSFKEMIGVELNDSIILNSQLTYQVVTIDPDFAVELALKNRTEIRERDIQIEQSKMSIKAQQIKGLPRGSIEAFYGLTGIGSAGADEKMFDSVDRAFARLKDEGQSFGVGFTVSVPILDFGENRALVRAAKARLKNSEYQKEMTKREIENNVRTLAFSISSNLKRLQLLEKNLAVAEKSFATTRLRYSDGDIDSQTLALERNRLNNAHTSYLSAYIQYQLSLTQLMEETLYDFLNETGIE; encoded by the coding sequence ATGAAGAAAATAGGTTTAACAATATTATCCCTTTTATTTGTATTCAACGGATTTTCGCAAGTTGTGTACAATCTAACGCTCGAAGAGAGTATAGAGATTGCTAAAGAAAAGAGTTATCGAATGCTTCAACTTGAACAAGATATGAAGATAGCCGAGTATAATCTGCAATCGACTACAAGCAGACTTAAAACTCATATTACACTCAATCTTACATTGCCTGATTATTCGGAAGAAATTAGATCTAAAGCCGACTCTGCAAGTCGTTTCTATACTATTAAAGAACTTTCTTACAAAGGTAATTTACGAATAAACCAACCTTTGCCTACCGACGGTAGCATTTATATACAATCTAACTTGTCGGCATATCGAGATTATAATGACAACATAAAAACATCTAACTTCAATACAAAACTTGGGTTCTCTCAGCCTTTGGATATTCTTTATGGATATAGCCAAATACGCACCGACCTTAAGAATGCTAAACTTGAATACGAACGCTCAAGTAAATCGTATAAACGTAATGAGTTAAACTTAATATCAAGTGTTAGCAGGTCTTATTATAATCTTCTTTCTCTACAAAAACAAACAGAGATTGCTGCTCTTAACTTAGAGCGACAAAACGAAGCTTACGAAATATCTAAAAACAAATTCGAAGCAGGTTTGATACGAGAAGTTGACGCTCTACAAATGGAAGTAGACTTGGCTGAAGCTCAGAGCAATTACGACCTTGCTGTGTTTAATCAGCTATCATCGACAAACTCATTCAAAGAGATGATAGGTGTAGAACTTAATGATAGTATAATATTAAACAGTCAGCTTACTTATCAGGTTGTTACTATTGACCCGGATTTTGCAGTAGAATTAGCTTTGAAAAACCGTACTGAGATTAGAGAAAGAGATATTCAAATTGAACAATCAAAAATGTCAATCAAAGCGCAACAGATAAAAGGTTTACCAAGAGGAAGCATTGAGGCTTTTTATGGATTGACTGGTATTGGCTCGGCAGGTGCAGACGAAAAAATGTTTGATTCGGTAGACAGAGCTTTCGCTCGATTAAAAGACGAAGGTCAGAGTTTTGGTGTTGGCTTTACTGTATCTGTGCCTATCTTAGACTTTGGTGAAAACAGAGCCTTAGTAAGAGCAGCTAAAGCACGCTTGAAAAATAGCGAATATCAAAAAGAAATGACTAAGAGAGAAATCGAAAACAATGTTCGCACCTTAGCTTTTAGTATAAGTAGTAACCTTAAACGCCTTCAACTGCTTGAGAAGAATTTAGCTGTAGCCGAAAAAAGTTTTGCGACTACCCGTCTAAGATACTCCGATGGAGATATAGATAGTCAAACTCTTGCTCTCGAACGTAATCGTTTGAACAATGCTCACACTTCGTATCTTAGCGCATACATACAATATCAACTATCATTAACACAGTTAATGGAAGAAACTCTATACGATTTTCTAAACGAAACAGGAATAGAATAA